The nucleotide window GACATTACAGTGCGTAGTGTCCGTCAGCGTGCACGAGACGAGGGCGCCTGCCTGCGCAACCAGGCGGTACGCCCTCCCTCCCGGCCCAGATGTACAGAGCCCCGGCGGACACCAGCAATGTCCCCGGCTGGCACCGGCAGGGCATGCCGGCGCGGCATGTAGCCTGTCGCCTCTGCACGTTCACCTCCGGCTGTCGACGTCCGCGACGGATACGATCTCGTCCAGGTCGGGGACTGCCGCCGGCGTCAGCATGTTGCGCGAGCTGCCGAAGCGCTCGTTGGGCGCCCGCGCCACCGGAATCTCGACGCTGTCGCCGCGGCCGGCGACGGGATCCGTGGCGCCGGCCTTCTTCAAGGTGAGTGAGTTCCGGAGGCTCGTCTCTGAGCGGCCCCTCTTCCGGGCACCCGTGGCCCAGTTCGCCACGGACTCGTGGAGGCCCGAGCCCAGCGCTTGCAGCTTGATGTCTCCGCTCATCTGGCCCAACAGAATCAGCGTGTCATATATCTGACTTTTTAAACTGTGGAAGCAGGGGGGAGTGAATATTTCACGGAGTTTACGTGGGTGACGATGGCGTATAATGGCAGGGTGATGTAGCTGCACACCACCTGGATGATCAGACTGCAAAAAGAACACATAAATCATTTCTGAAGTACTACTAACaagtaatctaaacactcttatatttctttacggagggagtatatgagAAGGCCACGGAATATCCGTGAGAACAAATGGCAATCCTGAATTTTACTGACCCAATAACAAGTCTGGAGATGGCGTAAGCCTTCTTCTCCATGATGCATGAATCGAACCCATATGTTACCTGTGGAGGTCATGACTTTGTTAGTTAGCTCTAGAGCCTAATTATATTCGGGACTTGGTTTAGGTGAGAGCGTGGGAAAGGATAATACCAAGACCCAGAAGAAAAAACCAATCTCGAAGGCGTTCTGGAATAGGATGAAATGGATCAAATGAAGGACAATTGAAGGTTTCCCAAACCAGAAATGCTCCTTGGATGGCTTTATGTTCGGGACTTCGTTTGTTTTATCTGCTAATGATGCTGCTGCCTCTTGAGCTAATCGAGTAATAATGTGCTGTAGCTTTGCGCCAACAACAAGCAGGAGCTGCAATTTACCCCATTGTTAAGAATTGTCCTCGATCAGATAAAAAGGGTTTTTTAGCTTACTTTTACTAAATAAGCATAACAACTAACATAGGCGTGATCAGAATTGAGAAGTACAGTACAGAATAGGATATTTGAATGAACAGACGCAGTGTAGCAGAGGAATACTTACAAATAGAGGCAAGAAAGCTAACCAGAAGTATGTGTGCCATCCTGCATTTGGTGGCAAATAAAATTATAAAGAACATGCAGAACAGAAACCTATTAAATGCATATCCTGATCAACAAATGGACGGATGCCGATATATGAAACCTTAAGATATTTAATCAACAGTCAAGTGCTTGGTAAAGGGTATTCATCAGATTCGACTGGTTAAGAGTTTAAATGACAACATGTAGTGGAAAAATAAGTAAAGTTACCGGGGATTATAGCTGCACTGCATATCTAACAAACTATAGGGACATGTGTTCAGTGGTTCAGTCAGACTTACCATTTATATTCAGCAAAAGGAAAACGATAACAAAAAGCCACAGGTACCAGCTGCATCAAAGTTACTAATATTAAAGGCACATATATATTCAAGTCAAAGTTAGAATTTCTCTACAAAAATACCAACCTGATACCAACAACCCTCTTAAAGTCATGCTCAAGGGCACGGGTCATGTACTTGTGGAAATCAAAGTTTGGGTGCCTTGGGTAGTGTATCTGAATTAAATGGAAGAAAGGGAGAAAATACCCTATTAGCTTCAAGCCTTCAATAGCAGTACGGAGAAATGCATGAGAAAAATACGCAAGAGTTAAACTAAGTAATATATCTTACTAAGACGAACGCTGATCTAAGCGCTTCATAAtctgatttacccacagaatcaTGAAATTGCTTCGAGAACGCAATCTGCATTGAGTGAATCAAACCTTTATGGTCAAGTCGAAGATAGACTAACAGACATGGTGACACATGAAACGAACACGGTTCAAATAAATATTACCGCAATAACTGTATACATACTGTGCGACTGGGAGCAATTAATTATGGTAAATGACAAATGGATGTTTTCTTGAAATTGATTCATCAACTGAAAAAATCATACAGCAGGAGCACCTTGAATCAATGAATGATCATGTCGTACTGCAGTTTTGTGCGCATGCTTGCCATATTTTGAGGACAGTGTGTGTTCAGGCCCTAAACCCAGCTGCTGAGTCATTTTCCCAAGACTAATAAATGATAGAGCATTCATTGGTACACAACTACGATAATCTACCTAAGGAGCATGAAAAGTAAATATGACAATGTGATTTCCTATAATTTTCATCCAGTGTCAGTTAATAAAAGTTGACAGTTCTGTCTAATTCCACGTTTTTAAGGCATCCATAAGCAACGCCTAAGGCGTCGCTTAGGCAGTAAAGCGCCCTGGCAGTTCCCTAGCATTTTGTCGGTCTTAGGCGCTTATGTGTTGCTTAGGCGGTAAGGTGGGGGTAGATCGCCTTATGAAGCCTTACCGCCTTAAAAACCTTGGTCAAATTTACTTTTGCATGTTATGCTAATGAGAAGCAGTGAACGCATGCAGTTTAGTCGAGGCTACTGCATGCAATGTGATAAACATGTTTACCATAGTGAATCCTTATGTTACATATAGATAATAATTTGGATAAATGCATGCACGCAATCAAGGTGCAGATAGACCATTCTAGATAACTGAATTGAGCAATATAACAGGATTGGCAGACGACTTACTATCCAGCTCACAACAGCCAGCTGCTTCCAAAATCCCCTGGTTCGCTCACTGACCAATTCACCCTGGTGATTATGGCGTAGCACAACATGCAATGGTGTAACGTTTCCTACAATATCTGTTTGTAGTTGTGCAACTGTTTCTccagaaagaaaagaaaacattGAGCCAGAAATCTTTAACGCCTATTAAGTAAAAACACAAACGGACCCTTTACAGCATAAATGAAGGGGAAAAGGGCCAATGGAACAGGCAAAATTATAATGCATCGATGCCATAAGGAGACAGTGCAAATTAGGAGACTCGGTTTCCATCCAACTGCGAAGTATTCACTTATTCTGCCATGTCAGTTGTTGCTCATGTTGTGGCGCGAAACCAACAGAACAGACAACAAATCGCATACTTGTTGCAGAATTTGACCGATGGTCAAAATGTGGACACATGGGGCATATCTAGTAGAGCCATAGGGATGCACAGAACGCCTGGGCAACCCCAATATGTGAGATTTTTTTCAGGCATAAATTATGTGTAGGTATATGGGCATATGGCCCCAATATGTTATGAATGTTTAAGGATCTAAATAATTTTGATGGGCTTCCTATTCAACATTATAAGTTATGGAATTTACCTGTAAATTTGGTATTGCTCTGACCGGCAGAGAGGGCAAATGTTTACATATATTTTCTGCATTTTTTATTTAATCTTGTGAAAACAAAGATTTAAAATAAGTATCGACATTCGACAATCAACTCTTGCATGAGCAAGGGGTTTTCTTGAAGTGTTTACGAGGAATACAAACGCATCGTGTGTAATTTGTGAGTTATATAGTAGCTATTGTGTACTCTTCTATCCATGCAAGTCCTTATTTGTATTGTTAAAAAAAGTGAAACTCATTTGTGTCGGACTGTGAAATTATGTGTCTGGAGACTCTGGACAGGACAACTTCTGACTGTAACTGCACACAcccattcaaaattttctagtACAAAGACAACAGAATCTGCAGAAAAATAATTCAAGAAAACTTGAAAAGGTGTTTGATCGGATGCAAataatgtact belongs to Triticum urartu cultivar G1812 chromosome 7, Tu2.1, whole genome shotgun sequence and includes:
- the LOC125521723 gene encoding MLO-like protein 13; its protein translation is MDDASLEHTPTWVVAAVCFVIVSVSLAAERFLHYLGKALKHKQQKTLYSALQRLKEELMLLGFISFILSLSQSFIVHICIPETATRFMLPCKRENHKVIEEGGIVCKKKGDVPFLSLEALHQLHIFIFVLGLVHVVFCATTILLGGAKIRRWKHWENGIHRDIQHKFAQLQTDIVGNVTPLHVVLRHNHQGELVSERTRGFWKQLAVVSWIIAFSKQFHDSVGKSDYEALRSAFVLIHYPRHPNFDFHKYMTRALEHDFKRVVGISWYLWLFVIVFLLLNINGWHTYFWLAFLPLFLLLVVGAKLQHIITRLAQEAAASLADKTNEVPNIKPSKEHFWFGKPSIVLHLIHFILFQNAFEIGFFFWVLVTYGFDSCIMEKKAYAISRLVIGLIIQVVCSYITLPLYAIVTHMSGDIKLQALGSGLHESVANWATGARKRGRSETSLRNSLTLKKAGATDPVAGRGDSVEIPVARAPNERFGSSRNMLTPAAVPDLDEIVSVADVDSRR